The following proteins are encoded in a genomic region of Fusarium keratoplasticum isolate Fu6.1 chromosome 9, whole genome shotgun sequence:
- a CDS encoding Enhancer of polycomb-like protein produces the protein MSSRKVRVKKLSVKTTLPVLREDQIDPSEYEALTTENQIATGVEQAEENEYHLQTILKEAGTSNDQEIPVPPPQESDINYDELYPVPFHKPSSYIRFSQTVEECITCLYDMTTEDDEFLKQYNSKPPAAGLLSEDDFERIMEVFEDTAAEQTPFASVDNTVAAYDMMVPALNHLGSPVLMHHAKPVYEYWKSRRLEAGNKPLHPTLKFETHQETDDADPFVCFRRREARQTRKTRARDNKIAETLKKLRRELEDGRQLVLMAYEREMLKRELLTMDRAVFEERARLKGIKLRLGIKGEDEDLVNQKPQKRKPVDAPVVQRPPGVHLRQPVRSDGRTLDADLVQLADKLAEKDNELRLDIEMKVQNHRKWNQNHIDLTRDPLSPVKDQGMELKFRPAKTQYLMTPPASNSSEMDVDEDAPDAMQLDKREPPVFQFSAGSSEPPRNNHPAFRRRIGRLNRLWIDRRGMVTPPREMSDEQSDRWKYDSDSDDDEPPVYEVDPFDTRALKFRATIPLNPYMFRPRPAVPPEAVAAAQAQAAAQAGNRGLPSAAAVAAHAHAQAHAQAAAQAHLAAQAQAKAAAAAQAQAAAQAQAQAQAAAS, from the exons ATGTCATCACGCAAGGTCCGCGTCAAGAAGTTGAGCGTCAAGACGACGCTCCCCGTCCTTCGCGAAGACCAGATCGACCCCTCCGAGTACGAAGCCCTCACAACCGAGAACCAAATCGCGACCGGCGTCGAGCAGGCCGAGGAAAAT GAATACCATCTGCAAACCATTCTCAAGGAAGCGGGTACAAGCAATGACCAAGAAATTCCCGTTCCGCCTCCCCAGGAGAGCGACATCAACTATGATGAGCTCTATCCTGTTCCCTTTCATAAACCTTCCTCTTATATCCGCTTCTCCCAGACTGTCGAGGAATGCATCACATGTCTCTATGACATGACCACCGAAGATGATGAGTTCCTCAAGCAGTACAATAGTAAACCCCCTGCCGCCGGCCTCCTCTCCGAAGATGACTTTGAACGCATCATGGAGGTGTTTGAGGACACCGCCGCAGAGCAGACTCCATTTGCGTCAGTCGACAATACTGTTGCCGCCTATGACATGATGGTCCCAGCTCTTAACCACCTTGGCTCGCCAGTCTTGATGCACCACGCAAAGCCGGTGTATGAGTACTGGAAGTCAAGACGGTTGGAAGCTGGCAACAAGCCCCTGCATCCAACCCTCAAGTTCGAGACTCACCAAGAGACTGACGATGCGGATCCCTTTGTCTGTTTCAGACGGAGAGAGGCTCGCCAGACTCGAAAGACGCGAGCTCGTGACAACAAGATCGCAGAAACTCTCAAGAAACTGCGGCGTGAGCTTGAAGATGGTCGGCAATTGGTCCTCATGGCATATGAGCGCGAAATGCTGAAGCGAGAGCTGCTGACCATGGATCGTGCTGTCTTTGAGGAGAGGGCAAGGCTTAAGGGGATTAAGCTTCGGTTGGGGATCAAAGGAGAGGACGAAGATCTCGTCAACCAGAAG CCCCAAAAGAGAAAGCCCGTGGATGCGCCAGTGGTGCAACGACCGCCTGGAGTCCACCTGCGGCAACCTGTGCGGTCGGATGGTAGAACACTCGACGCCGATCTCGTCCAGCTGGCAGACAAGCTGGCAGAGAAGGACAATGAGCTGCGGCTTGACATAGAAATGAAGGTCCAGAACCACCGCAAGTGGAACCAGAACCATATTGATCTCACTCGAGATCCGCTCTCGCCTGTCAAGGACCAGGGCATGGAGCTCAAGTTCCGACCGGCCAAGACGCAATACTTGATGACGCCTCCCGCGTCGAATTCTTCAGAaatggatgtggatgaggaCGCACCTGATGCTATGCAACTGGACAAGCGTGAGCCGCCCGTCTTCCAGTTCAGCGCTGGATCGAGTGAGCCACCTCGGAACAACCATCCAGCGTTCCGTCGACGAATTGGCCGACTGAACCGACTTTGGATCGACCGAAGAGGCATGGTGACGCCGCCGCGGGAGATGAGTGACGAACAGTCAGACCGGTGGAAGTATGACTCAGActctgatgatgacgagCCGCCGGTATATGAGGTCGATCCGTTCGATACTCGAGCGCTCAAGTTCAGAGCGACGATTCCGCTCAACCCATATATGTTTAGACCACGGCCGGCGGTGCCGCCAGAAGCAGTGGCGGCAGCGCAAGCGCAGGCTGCAGCACAAGCTGGAAACCGAGGACTACCGTCGGCGGCAGCAGTGGCAGCCCATGCGCATGCTCAAGCCCATGCGCAGGCGGCAGCACAAGCGCACCTGGCAGCGCAAGCGCAAGCTAaagcggcggcagcggcgcaGGCACAGGCAGCGgcacaagctcaagctcaagctcaggCGGCGGCATCGTGA
- a CDS encoding Calcineurin subunit B: protein MGNTTSAVLDNLVQGSNFDRDEVDRLRKRFMKLDKDNSGTIERDEFLSLPQISSNPLATRMIAIFDEDGGGDVDFQEFVTGLSAFSSKGNKEQKLQFAFKVYDIDRDGYISNGELFIVLKMMVGSNLKDQQLQQIVDKTIMEADLDKDGKISFEEFTKMVENTDVSMSMTVDQF, encoded by the exons ATGGGCAATACCACCAGCGCAGTCCTGGACAACCTCGTCCAAGGGTCCAACT TCGACAGAGACGAGGTCGATCGTTTGCGGAAGCGGTTTATGAAGCTGGACAAG GACAACTCTGGCACGATCGAACGCGATGAATTCCTCAGCCTTCCTCAGATCTCGTCCAACCCTCTGGCAACACG AATGATCgccatctttgacgaggacggcggcggcgacgtcGACTTCCAAGAGTTCGTCACAGGCCTCTCGGCCTTCAGCAGCAAGGGCaacaaggagcagaagctgCAGTTCGCCTTCAAGGTCTACGACATTGACCGCGACGGCTACATCAGCAACGGCGAGCTCTTCATCGTGCTCAAGATGATGGTCGGCAGCAACCTCAAGGaccagcagctgcagcagatcgtcgacaagaccatcatggaggccgacctcgacaaggacggcaagatcaGCTTTGAGGAGTTTACCAAGATGGTGGAGAATACCGATGTCAGCATGAGCATGACTGTTG ATCAGTTCTAA
- a CDS encoding AMPKBI domain-containing protein: MGNNPSSSSKPATPTSSAPGSAPGHGHGHESPRHHHRKDARNIIPGHTHRSAAPPEPSMAQAQGSTVVNRPKSLPPTAVSSLSGSPHSGVAVPQKIASSSDARVVPNKTVESKPPAAPRDEPSKPVDVPIEASSVRSHHSAHIPIPEPTLVSNSSITDMYLTRPPRLPLPIDEEVHTPGSPILAPENDQPVPEIELIDSSDGMTRKSSALSATTVDEEDSEELRVDKTRPVVPAKLEWLRGGEKVYVTGTIFQWNRKQRLHPIEGRPGCFSTTVYILPGTHHVRFLVDGIMQTSPDLPTTVDFGNNLVNYIEVNPDDAHQQQAPDPQAAAQAAPQGQKVLPPPKGKAVPPPESYRSQIPKYLVDFDQPEDSPAYQYAVTAIEKLPNPPTLPGFLSKPILNAATLMKDDNSVLNMPNHTILNHLATSSIKNNILAVSATTRYRNKYVTTIVYKPTSSDDG, encoded by the exons ATGGGTAACAAcccgtcctcttcctccaagcCGGCGACCCCGACGTCGTCGGCCCCCGGGTCCGCGCCGGGTCACGGACACGGCCACGAGTCCCCCCGGCATCACCACCGCAAGGACGCCCGCAACATCATCCCCGGCCACACCCACCGCTCCGCTGCTCCCCCGGAGCCCTCCATGGCCCAGGCCCAGGGCTCCACCGTCGTCAACCGCCCCAAGAGCCTGCCTCCCACCGCCGTCTCGTCCCTCAGCGGTTCTCCCCACAGCGGCGTCGCCGTGCCGCAAAAGATCGCTTCGTCCTCCGACGCCAGGGTCGTTCCCAACAAGACTGTCGAGTCAAAGCCCCCCGCCGCTCCGCGCGATGAGCCTTCCAAGCCAGTTGACGTGCCCATCGAGGCCTCGTCCGTCCGCTCCCACCACTCAGCCCACATCCCCATCCCCGAGCCGACCCTCGTCtccaacagcagcatcaccGACATGTACCTCACCCGCCCTCCCCGTCTGCCGCTCCCCATCGACGAGGAGGTCCACACACCGGGTTCCCCCATCCTCGCGCCTGAGAACGACCAGCCGGTCCCCGAGATCGAGCTGATCGACTCGTCGGATGGCATGACCCGCAAGAGCTCCGCGCTGAGCGCGACGActgtcgacgaggaggacagcGAGGAGCTTCGCGTTGATAAGACAAGACCTGTCGTCCCGGCCAAGCTCGAGTGGCTCCGCGGCGGCGAAAAGGTCTACGTAACGGGCACAATCTTCCAATGGAATCGAAAGCAGCGACTTCATCCCAT CGAAGGTCGGCCCGGGTGCTTCAGCACCACCGTCTACATCCTCCCCGGCACCCACCATGTCCGCTTCCTGGTGGACGGTATCATGCAGACGTCTCCCGACCTGCCCACTACTGTCGACTTTGGCAACAACCTCGTCAACTACATCGAGGTCAACCCTGATGATGCCCATCAGCAGCAGGCCCCGGATCCTCAAGCCGCCGCTCAGGCTGCTCCCCAAGGCCAAAAGGTCCTGCCTCCgcccaagggcaaggccgtCCCCCCGCCAGAGTCGTACCGTAGCCAGATCCCCAAGTACCTGGTCGACTTTGATCAGCCAGAGGACTCGCCCGCGTATCAGTACGCCGTCACGGCTATTGAGAAGCTGCCGAACCCTCCCACGCTGCCCGGGTTCCTGAGCAAGCCCATCCTCAACGCGGCGACACTGATGAAGGACGACAACAGCGTGCTCAACATGCCCAACCACACCATTCTCAACCATCTCgccaccagcagcatcaagaacaaTATTCTCGCCGTGTCGGCCACGACTCGGTATAGAAACAAG TATGTCACGACGATTGTCTACAAGCCCACGTCTTCGGATGATGGTTAG
- a CDS encoding TRNA N6-adenosine threonylcarbamoyltransferase translates to MAFSRKSSYIALGCEGSANKLGIGVILHTATETKILSNLRDTFVSPPGTGFLPKDTAAHHRAHFVRLAREALAEARVSPEDVDCICYTKGPGMGAPLNSVAVAARALSLLWDRPLVGVNHCVGHIEMGRYITGADNPVVLYVSGGNSQVIAYAEQRYRIFGETLDIAVGNCLDRFARTLEISNDPAPGYNIEQLAKKGTKLLDLPYAVKGMDCSFSGILASADALAAQMKAGADFTPADLCFSLQETVFAMLVEITERAMAHVGSSQVLIVGGVGCNERLQEMMGHMARERGGSVYATDERFCIDNGIMIAHAGLLAYETGFRTPLEESTCTQRFRTDEVFIEWRD, encoded by the coding sequence ATGGCCTTCTCACGCAAGTCCTCCTACATCGCCCTCGGGTGCGAAGGCTCAGCCAACAAGCTCGGCATCGGCGTCATTCTTCACACTGCGACCGAGACAAAGATCCTCTCCAACCTCCGCGACACCTTTGTCTCGCCCCCCGGCACAGGCTTCCTCCCCAAGGACACGGCCGCCCACCATCGAGCACACTTTGTCCGTCTCGCCCGTGAGGCCCTCGCGGAGGCCCGTGTTTCTCCTGAGGATGTCGACTGCATTTGCTACACAAAGGGACCTGGTATGGGCGCTCCGCTCAACTCGGTCGCTGTCGCTGCGAGGGCGCTGTCGTTGTTGTGGGATCGGCCGCTTGTTGGCGTGAACCACTGTGTTGGACACATTGAGATGGGACGATATatcaccggcgccgacaaCCCTGTTGTGCTGTACGTGTCGGGCGGAAACTCGCAAGTTATCGCCTATGCCGAGCAGCGGTACCGTATCTTTGGAGAGACGCTCGACATCGCCGTGGGAAACTGCCTGGACCGGTTCGCCCGTACTCTAGAGATCAGCAACGACCCCGCGCCGGGCTACAACATCGAGcagctcgccaagaagggcacaaagctcctcgacctcccctACGCCGTCAAAGGTATGGACTGCTCATTCTCAGGCATCCTTGCTTCTGCAGACGCGCTCGCAGCGCAGATGAAGGCCGGCGCCGACTTTACCCCCGCGGACCTGTGCTTCTCGCTGCAGGAGACGGTCTTCGCCATGCTGGTCGAGATCACGGAGCGTGCCATGGCGCACGTGGGTTCGTCGCAGGTGCTCATCGTGGGCGGCGTCGGCTGCAACGAGCGGCTgcaggagatgatgggcCACATGGCGCGCGAGCGAGGGGGATCCGTCTACGCCACCGACGAGAGGTTCTGCATCGACAACGGCATCATGATTGCCCACGCCGGCCTGCTGGCCTACGAGACGGGGTTCCGCACGCCCCTGGAGGAGAGCACCTGTACGCAGCGCTTCAGGACCGACGAGGTCTTTATCGAATGGAGAGACTGA
- a CDS encoding Serine/threonine-protein kinase BUR1 — MDKVPDSTPNGTSPRTFALNHSRPRSSFKGCSRISDYELQGKLGEGTFGEVHRARSRKTGALVALKKIIMHHEKDGFPITALREIKLLKLLSHKNILKLEDMAIEHPTRQTDKRKKPIVYMATPYMDHDLSGLLDNPSVHFKEPQIKCYMLQLLEGLRYLHDNNILHRDMKAANLLISNQGILQIADFGLARHYDGPVPEAGRPMGEGRRDYTGLVVTRWYRPPELLLQLRQYTPAIDVWGVGCVFGEMLVGKPILAGESDAHQLEMIWDLMGSPTEETMPRWKSLPGGEHLSPRPRTGNLQNRFRDFGSGPVSLLRELLKLDWRTRINAVDALQHPYFKMQPLPLEPHEIPTYEESHELDRRKFHDRKAALPPAPKGGTVGLGPDANGATAGFNSNEPYGNGRNGVNGGRYRNGPDDQRRPAWQRERPGAGLPPRPPPNDDADYRDRAPPRGRGPPGPRGPDVDTYIPAYRQDDPGRRRDDRPPRDDRPPRDDRPPRDDRPRDERRRRDSRDDRRYDRDRGTMSRSRSPRHDRSRDRERSDRDVYRR, encoded by the exons atggacaaAGTCCCGGACTCGACGCCAAACGGCACCTCGCCGCGCACATTCGCCCTCAATCATTCGCGGCCCCGTTCCAGCTTCAAGGGCTGCTCGCGAATCTCCGACTATGAACTCCAGGGCAAGCTGGGAGAGGGAACCTTTGG TGAAGTTCATCGAGCCCGATCGCGCAAGACGGGCGCTCTCGTCGctctgaagaagatcatcatGCATCACGAGAAGGATGGC TTTCCCATCACCGCCCTTCGCGAAATCAAACTGCTTAAGCTTCTATCGCATAAGAATATTCTAAAGCTCGAAGACATGGCCATCGAACATCCCACAAGACAGA CCGACAAGCGCAAAAAGCCCATCGTCTACATGGCTACTCCCTACATGGATCACGATCTCTCTGGTCTTCTCGATAACCCATCCGTTCATTTCAAGGAACCCCAGATCAAGTGTTACATGCtacagctcctcgagggccttcGATACCTCCacgacaacaacatcctTCACCGAGATATGAAGGCTGCCAACCTGCTTATCAGCAACCAAGGAATCCTCCAGATTGCCGATTTCGGTTTGGCCCGGCACTACGACGGACCTGTGCCTGAAGCTGGACGGCCCATGGGTGAGGGGCGACGAGACTACACTGGTCTGGTGGTCACAAGATGGTACCGTCCACCTGAGCTTCTGCTTCAGCTGCGGCAATACACCCCCGCTATTGACGTTTGGGGAGTAGG CTGCGTCTTTGGCGAGATGCTGGTGGGGAAGCCCATCTTGGCTGGCGAGAGCGACGCCCATCAGCTCGAGATGATCTGGGACCTGATGGGATCTCCCACTGAAGAGACGATGCCCAGGTGGAAATCGCTTCCAGGTGGAGAGCACCTATCGCCTCGACCACGAACAGGGAACCTTCAGAACCGATTCAGAGA CTTCGGATCAGGGCCTGTTTCACTCCTTAGAGAGCTTTTGAAGCTGGATTGGCGGACGCGAATCAACGCCGTTGATGCTCTGCAGCACCCCTACTTCAAGATGCAACCCCTCCCGTTGGAACCCCACGAGATTCCGACATATGAAGAAAGCCACGAGCTGGACCGAAGAAAGTTCCATGATCGCAAGGCCGCTCTCCCTCCTGCCCCTAAGGGAGGCACGGTGGGTTTGGGGCCTGATGCCAATGGTGCTACAGCGGGCTTCAATAGCAACGAACCCTATGGAAACGGTCGTAACGGGGTGAACGGAGGCAGATATCGCAACGGGCCTGATGATCAGCGTCGTCCCGCCTGGCAGCGAGAACGTCCCGGCGCCGGGCTTCCTCCGCGCCCGCCTCCTAACGATGATGCCGACTATCGGGATCGAGCgcctcctcgaggccgaggcccaCCCGGGCCCAGAGGACCGGATGTTGACACATACATCCCGGCTTACAGGCAAGATGATCCTGGTCGACGGAGGGATGACCGGCCACCTCGGGATGATCGACCGCCTCGAGATGATCGACCACCCCGGGACGACCGACCACGGGatgagcgacgacgacgagacaGCAGAGACGATCGTCGCTATGACAGAGATCGTGGCACGATGAGTCGCAGCCGATCACCAAGACACGACCGATCGCGGGATCGAGAGAGGTCAGACCGCGACGTGTACCGGAGATAG
- a CDS encoding Asparaginase: MSDTASNGNGHPVVSVIVPETTYPESRVLIIGTGGTICMQQGPDGLQPTDNFLENAMAPRPSFNDRSEPITLPAIRNGEKIQIDSLRTPPTAYDRHVRYGIVEFNPLLDSSSISAHDWDAMASCIQENYHLFDGFVILHGTDSLAYTASALSFMMENLGKPVILTGSQAPIFSLQSDGVDNLLGSLIIAGTFAIPEVCLFFHHRLYRGNRSAKVSATEFEAFASPNCEPLAKVNGLGVTVNWPLILRPTTIAKFHITKGLDTTHVACLRVFPGIKPEMIDAVLHLPDLRGLILETFGMGNIPGGADGRLTQIIKAAVERGLVVVNVSQCVNGFVSPVYAPGTVLGRAGVIFGLDLTAEAALTKVSYLLAQPNLSLKDINEKLSRSLRGEMTEIAHQSFSHPAGTLDFAASHLTPKEMAFSALGYAIENGELGLVKELLQGEGAQLLKQSDYAGNTAVHLAAVAGSTEILLELLQRGASVHERNKANHSPLFVAVKSGKEPCAQLLRVAGAHLAVEERETLPGYVTPQYSQYGQYGGHGF, translated from the exons ATGTCCGACACCGCCTCCAATGGCAATGGCCACCCCGTGGTGTCCGTGATAGTCCCAGAGACAACTTATCCTGAGTCTCGAGTCCTTATCATTGGTACAGGAGGAACCATCTGCATGCAGCAAGGCCCTGATGGTCTTCAACCTACCGACAACTTCTTGGAGAATGCTATGGCTCCTCGACCATCATTCAACGACAGGTCCGAACCAA TCACACTCCCAGCTATTCGCAACGGCGAAAAGATTCAGATTGACAGTCTCCGCACTCCTCCAACTGCCTATGATCGTCATGTCCGCTATGGAATCGTCGAGTTCAACCCCCTCCTGGACTcgagctccatctcggctcATGACTGGGACGCCATGGCTTCATGCATCCAAGAAAACTACCACCTCTTTGATGGTTTTGTTATCCTGCACGGCACTGATTCACTGGCCTACACAGCCTCTGCCCTCTCCTTCATGATGGAGAACCTAGGAAAACCCGTCATTCTCACTGGTTCCCAGGCACCCATCTTTTCTCTTCAGTCTGATGGCgtcgacaacctccttggATCGCTCATCATTGCTGGAACCTTTGCCATCCCCGAAGTGTGCCTATTCTTCCACCACCGCCTCTACCGTGGAAACCGCAGCGCTAAGGTCTCTGCAACTGAGTTTGAGGCCTTTGCCAGCCCCAACTGCGAGCCCcttgccaaggtcaacggctTGGGTGTCACCGTAAACTGGCCCCTCATCCTCCGCCCAACTACGATTGCAAAGTTCCACATCACCAAGGGCTTAGACACCACGCACGTCGCCTGTTTGCGTGTTTTCCCCGGCATCAAGCCTGAGATGATTGATGCTGTGCTTCATCTGCCTGACCTCCGcggcctcatccttgagacGTTTGGCATGGGCAACATCCCTGGCGGCGCCGACGGTCGTCTTACACAGATTATCAAGGCTGCCGTTGAGCGAGGTCTCGTTGTAGTCAACGTCAGCCAGTGTGTCAACGGTTTCGTCTCTCCCGTGTACGCCCCTGGTACCGTCCTCGGCCGGGCGGGCGTCATCTTTGGCCTCGATCTCACAGCTGAGGCCGCCCTGACAAAGGTTTCATACCTACTCGCTCAGCCCAACCTCTCgctcaaggacatcaacGAGAAACTATCCCGGTCGCTACGGGGCGAGATGACCGAGATCGCTCACCAGAGCTTCTCCCACCCGGCGGGCACTCTCGACTTTGCCGCCTCCCACCTCACGCCCAAGGAGATGGCATTCTCTGCCCTCGGATACGCCATCGAGAACGgcgagctcggcctcgtcaaagagCTCCTACAGGGAGAGGGTGCGCAGCTACTTAAGCAGTCTGACTATGCCGGCAACACAGCGGTGCACCTTGCGGCTGTGGCTGGTAGCACCGAGATCCTGCTGGAGCTCCTGCAGCGCGGCGCGAGCGTACACGAGCGCAACAAGGCCAACCACTCGCCTCTCTTTGTGGCCGTCAAGTCTGGAAAGGAGCCATGCGCGCAACTACTGCGTGTCGCAGGCGCACATCTCGctgtggaggagagagagacgCTCCCAGGTTATGTGACACCTCAGTACAGTCAGTATGGGCAATACGGCGGGCACGGCTTCTAA